The following proteins come from a genomic window of Macadamia integrifolia cultivar HAES 741 chromosome 14, SCU_Mint_v3, whole genome shotgun sequence:
- the LOC122060489 gene encoding calcium-binding protein CBP-like produces MSGYPHGTPGYGYGAPPPQSYGSPPPQSYGSSPYGGPPTAQPYAPYGSAPSAPYEKPPKDKPHGSGGPPPQQPGYGPPPPQQPGYGPPPPQQPGYGPPPPQQSGYPPPAGYGSPFASLVPSSFPPGTDPNVVACFQAADQDGSGFIDDKELQRALSSYNQSFSLRTVHLLMYLFTGSNNRKIGPKEFTAVFYSLQNWRSIFERFDRDHSGKIDESELREALLSLGFSVSPVILGLLVSKFDKSGGKNKAIEYDNFIECCLTVKGLTEKFKEKDTMYSGSATFTYESFMLTVLPFLIA; encoded by the exons ATGTCAGGGTACCCACATGGAACACCAGGTTACGGTTACGGAGCACCACCGCCGCAATCCTACGGATCACCACCGCCACAGTCCTACGGATCGTCTCCATACGGTGGGCCACCGACGGCACAGCCGTACGCTCCCTACGGTAGTGCTCCGTCGGCACCATACGAGAAGCCTCCCAAGGATAAGCCACATGGGAGCGGCGGTCCACCACCACAGCAACCTGGATACggtccaccaccaccacagcaACCTGGATACGGTCCACCACCACCGCAGCAACCTGGTTACGGTCCACCACCACCGCAGCAGTCTGGATACCCTCCTCCTGCCGGGTACGGAAGCCCATTCGCTTCTCTGGTGCCTTCTTCGTTCCCACCGGGGACCGATCCAAACGTGGTGGCTTGTTTTCAAGCGGCCGATCAGGACGGTAGTGGATTCATAGATGATAAGGAGTTGCAGAGAGCCTTATCGTCTTACAACCAGAGCTTCAGCCTTAGAACTGTTCACCTTCTCATGTACCTCTTCACCGGTTCCAATAACCGTAAGATCG GACCCAAGGAGTTCACAGCAGTGTTTTACAGTCTTCAGAACTGGAGG TCAATCTTTGAGAGGTTTGATCGAGATCACAGTGGAAAGATCGATGAATCGGAGCTTCGGGAAGCACTTCTCAGTCTGGGATTCTCCGTTTCTCCGGTCATCTTGGGTTTACTCGTCTCTAAATTCGACAAAAGTGGGGGTAAAAATAAGGCAATCGAATACGATAATTTCATCGA GTGTTGCCTCACAGTTAAG GGACTCACAGAGAAGTTCAAGGAGAAGGACACCATGTACTCAGGTTCAGCAACATTTACCTATGAGTCTTTCATGTTGACTGTGTTGCCTTTCCTTATTGCTTAG